The genomic stretch CGGCATGACGAACTTCCGCTCGGACCCGTCGCGCAGCGCCGTCACAGGACTGACGATCTCGGGGATCACGTCGCCCGCCTTGCGCAGGACGACGGTGTCGCCGATGAGCACGCCCTTCTTCTCGACGATGGCGGCGTTGTGGAGGGTCGCCCGCTCGACGGTGGAGCCGGACACCACGACGGGCGCCATCACCGCGTACGGCGTGACCCGCCCGGTCCTGCCCACCCCCACCTGGATGTCGAGCAGCTTGGTGTTGACCTCCTCCGGAGGGTATTTGTACGCGATCGCCCACCGCGGCGCCCGCGAGGTGGAGCCCAGCTCCCGCTGCGTACGGAAGTCGTCGATTTTGACCACGACCCCGTCGATCTCGTAAGCCGGATCGTGCCGGTGCTCGCGGTAGTGCTCGATGTAGGCGTTGACCCCGTCGAGGTCCGGCACCACCCTGTAGAGATCGCTCACCGGCAGTCCGAACTCGCGCAGCCGGTCGTAGACCTCCGACTGCGCCCGCGGCACCGTCGCGCCCTCCCAGATGCCGATGCCGTGCACCAGCATCCGCAGCGGCCGCTGGGCCGTGATGCGCGGGTCCTTCTGCCGCAGCGTGCCCGCCGCCGAGTTGCGCGGGTTGGCGAACGGCGGCTTGCCCTGCTCGACGAGCTGCTCGTTGAGCTTCTTGAAGTCCTCGACCGGGATGTAGACCTCGCCGCGCACCTCGACCAGGCTCGGCACGTCGTCGCCCTTGAGCCGGTGCGGGACCCCCTTGATCGTGCGGACGTTGGCCGTGACGTCGTCGCCGGTGCGCCCGTCGCCTCGGGTGGCCCCGCGCTCCAGCTTGCCGTCCCGGTAGACCAGCGCGATCGCCAGCCCGTCGATCTTCAGCTCACACAGATAGGGCCCGGGATCGCCTTCGGCCAGCCGCTCGGCACGCGTCGCCCACCCCGTCATGTCCTCGGCGTTGAAGGCGTTGTCGAGGCTCTCCATCCTGGCCAGGTGCTGGACCTTGGCGAAGTCGCCCGAGACCGGCGCGCCGACCTTCTGCGTCGGCGAGTCCGGCGTCTGCAACGACGGGTGGGCCTCCTCCAGCGCGAGCAGTTCCTTGAACCACTCGTCGAACTGGGCGTCGCTGACCGTGGGCTGGTCGAGCACGTAATAGCGCCAGCGAGCGTCCTCCACCAGCTCGCTCAGCTCGGCATGCCGCTTGAGCGCGGCCACGGGCACGCCCCCGACCTCAGTCGACTCGCTGCTCACGCGATCTCCTCTCGTCCAGGACCTGTGCAAACGCTACCGCCGAGCACCGACAAGACGCCTCCCACGCTCAGCCCTGTTGCATGCCGCTCGCCGGATCCTCCCTGAGCACCTGAGCGGCCTTCTTACAGGCCCTCAGCGCCGCCTTCGCGTACGCGGGCGACGCCCCCGCCAGCCCGCACGCCGGCGTCAGCACGACCTGCCCGGCCAGCTTGTCCGGCGGGAACCCGAGCCGCCGCCACAGCTCCACCGCCGGCTTGGCGATCACCTTCACGTCAGGCAACCGCACGTCCCTGGCCGGCACGACGCCGTGAAAGAACATCGCCCCGGCCTCGATAAGCTCCCCCAGCGCTTCCTCGTCCCGCCGCCGCAGCAGCGAGGCGTCCACGGACACCCCGCGCACCCCGGCCCGTCGCAACACGCCGAACGGCACGGACGGCGCGCAGCAGTGCACGACCGGATCCTCGAACAGCCGCAGCGACTCCTCGGCCCGCCATTCCTCCACGGCGGCCAGCCGCCCGAACCCGGAGGCCGTCGGCACGGTCCCGGCCAGCGCCCCGGGCAACCCCGGCTCGTCGAGCTGCAACACGATCTCCGTCACCCCGGGCAGCCGCCGCCGCACCTCGGCGCAGTGGTCCGCGACGCCTTGGGCGAGCGAGGCCGTCATATCACGAACGGCTCCGGCGTCGGCGAGCACCTTGTCCCCGTATTTCAGCTCGATCGCGCCGGCCAGCGTCCACGGCCCGCACACCTGCAGCTTCAGCGGCCCCGCATAGTCGTGCCCGATCTCCTCGAGCCCGTCCAGGTCCCACCGCAGATGATCGACGGCCCGCTGATGATCGCGTCCCGGCCGGTCGGTCAGCCGCCACCCGGACGGCTGCACCTCGACGGGCAGATCGATCAGCAACGCCGCCGTCCTGCCGATCATGTCGGCGCCGACGCCTCTGGCCGGCAGCTCCGGCAGGTACGGCAGCCCGGGCACCTCGCCGAACACGACCCGGACCGCCTCGAGATGGTCTTCTCCAGGATGCGATCCGACCCCGGTGGCTTCCCACGTTGACATGGGGACAAGCGTAGGCTCTGCGAAGTGGAACTCACTAAATACGGCCACGCGTGTGTACGCCTGGAGAAGAACGGCAAGGTCCTGGTCATCGACCCGGGGGCGTTCACCGAGGACCCGGTGCTCGACGGCGCCGACGCGATTCTGATCACGCACCAGCACTTCGACCATGTCGACCCGGCCAAGCTCGAGACCGCCCCGCCCGGCGTGCAGATCTGGACCTGTGAGGGCGTCGCCGGCGAATTGTCCGACGTGCCGGTCAAGGTGAACGTGATCCGGCACGGCGACGACTTCGAGACGGCCGGTTTCCGGGTGAAGGTGTTCGGCGAGTGGCACGCGAAGAACCACCCGGACATGCCGATCGTGCAGAACGTCGGTTTCCTGCTGGACGACGAGGTGTTCTACCCCGGCGACGCGCTCACCGTCCCCGAGGTGGAGGTGCCCACGCTACTGGTGCCCACCAACGCGCCGTGGCTGAAGATGTCCGAGATGGTGGACTATCTACGCACGGTGCGCGCAGCGCGGGCGTACTCCACGCATGACGGCCTGCTCAACGACAACGGCCTCGGCATCGTGGACAACTGGCTGAAGATGGAATCCGACAAGCAGGGCACCGACATCCGCCGCCTGCACGTCGGCGAGTCGGTCACGCTCAGCTAGCGGAGACGATGGTCGCCGAGCCGATCACCGTGTCACCGGAGTAGAGCACGGCCGCCTGACCTGCGGCGACCCCCGTGGCCGGGCGGTCGAGGTCGATGCGGAGCCCGCCGTCGGCCTCCTCGAACCGGCACGGGTAGACCTCCCCGTGCGCCCGCAACTGCACGGTGAGGTCGTCGTGGCGGTGCGACCCACCCTCCCGGCGCCGCGCCGGGGACGGGCCGTTCCAGATCGGGCGCCCGCAGGTGATCGAGGTGACCTCCAGCGCCGAGCGCGGCCCGACCGTGACCGTGTTGGACACCGGCTCGATCGACAACACGTAGCGCGGCCGGCCGTCCGCCGCCGGGCGGTCGATGTGCAGGCCCTTGCGCTGGCCGATCGTGAACCCGTGCGCGCCCTGGTGGCTGCCGACCACCTCGCCGCTCTCGTCCACGATGGGCCCCTGCGCCGAGCCGAGCCGCTTGGCCAGGAAGCCGCGCGTGTCGCCGTCGGCGATGAAGCAGATGTCGTGGCTGTCGGGCTTGTCGGCGACGGTCAGGCCGCGCCTGGCGGCCTCCGCGCGCACCTCGGCCTTGGTCGAGTCGCCCAGCGGGAAGATCGCGTGGCCGAGCTGATCGCGGGTGAGCACGCCGAGCACGTAGGACTGGTCCTTGCCCGCGTCGACGCTCCTGGACAGGACCCCGTCGACCAGCCTGGCGTGGTGACCGGTCGCGACCGCGTCGAAGCCGAGGGCCAGCGCCCGGTCGAGCACGGCCGCGAACTTGATCTTCTCGTTGCAGCGCAGGCA from Nonomuraea polychroma encodes the following:
- a CDS encoding methionine synthase, which gives rise to MSTWEATGVGSHPGEDHLEAVRVVFGEVPGLPYLPELPARGVGADMIGRTAALLIDLPVEVQPSGWRLTDRPGRDHQRAVDHLRWDLDGLEEIGHDYAGPLKLQVCGPWTLAGAIELKYGDKVLADAGAVRDMTASLAQGVADHCAEVRRRLPGVTEIVLQLDEPGLPGALAGTVPTASGFGRLAAVEEWRAEESLRLFEDPVVHCCAPSVPFGVLRRAGVRGVSVDASLLRRRDEEALGELIEAGAMFFHGVVPARDVRLPDVKVIAKPAVELWRRLGFPPDKLAGQVVLTPACGLAGASPAYAKAALRACKKAAQVLREDPASGMQQG
- a CDS encoding MBL fold metallo-hydrolase translates to MELTKYGHACVRLEKNGKVLVIDPGAFTEDPVLDGADAILITHQHFDHVDPAKLETAPPGVQIWTCEGVAGELSDVPVKVNVIRHGDDFETAGFRVKVFGEWHAKNHPDMPIVQNVGFLLDDEVFYPGDALTVPEVEVPTLLVPTNAPWLKMSEMVDYLRTVRAARAYSTHDGLLNDNGLGIVDNWLKMESDKQGTDIRRLHVGESVTLS
- the ligA gene encoding NAD-dependent DNA ligase LigA, giving the protein MSSESTEVGGVPVAALKRHAELSELVEDARWRYYVLDQPTVSDAQFDEWFKELLALEEAHPSLQTPDSPTQKVGAPVSGDFAKVQHLARMESLDNAFNAEDMTGWATRAERLAEGDPGPYLCELKIDGLAIALVYRDGKLERGATRGDGRTGDDVTANVRTIKGVPHRLKGDDVPSLVEVRGEVYIPVEDFKKLNEQLVEQGKPPFANPRNSAAGTLRQKDPRITAQRPLRMLVHGIGIWEGATVPRAQSEVYDRLREFGLPVSDLYRVVPDLDGVNAYIEHYREHRHDPAYEIDGVVVKIDDFRTQRELGSTSRAPRWAIAYKYPPEEVNTKLLDIQVGVGRTGRVTPYAVMAPVVVSGSTVERATLHNAAIVEKKGVLIGDTVVLRKAGDVIPEIVSPVTALRDGSERKFVMPTHCPECGTELAYEKEGDADLRCPNTRSCPAQIRERIYFAAGRRALDIDGLGYVAATALTQPLPPQEPVVRTEADLFDLTLEQLLPIKSVVRDQDTGLPKIDPKTGEQKVVSFFSNINGEPSANARLLVEELERAKQVPLAQLLVALSIRHVGPPTARDLANAMRSIDAIMNASEEELAAVEGIGPRVAATIKEWFEVDWHREIIERWRAAGVRMEDEPAPEKGPQTLEGLTFVVTGTLEGYTRDSASEALASRGGKVASSVSKKTSFLVAGENAGSKYDKAVSLGVPILDGAGFEVLLNDGPEAAAQVAVKPEEA
- the mnmA gene encoding tRNA 2-thiouridine(34) synthase MnmA; translated protein: MGLRVLAAMSGGVDSAVAAARIAEAGHDVTGVHLALSSNPQSHRTGARGCCTIEDSRDARRAADVIGIPFYIWDMAERFQRDVVEDFVAEYAAGRTPNPCLRCNEKIKFAAVLDRALALGFDAVATGHHARLVDGVLSRSVDAGKDQSYVLGVLTRDQLGHAIFPLGDSTKAEVRAEAARRGLTVADKPDSHDICFIADGDTRGFLAKRLGSAQGPIVDESGEVVGSHQGAHGFTIGQRKGLHIDRPAADGRPRYVLSIEPVSNTVTVGPRSALEVTSITCGRPIWNGPSPARRREGGSHRHDDLTVQLRAHGEVYPCRFEEADGGLRIDLDRPATGVAAGQAAVLYSGDTVIGSATIVSAS